From one Thermanaeromonas sp. C210 genomic stretch:
- a CDS encoding glycerate kinase: MKRIVIAPDSFKESLEAPEVAAAIAAGVKRVLPAAETIEVPLADGGEGLISTLVAATGGRVEAATVTGPLGEPVRACWGVLGDGRTAVIEMAQASGLPLVPKDRRNPLITTTYGTGELIRHALDAGCRRLIVGIGGSATNDGGAGMAQALGVRLLDQDGEEIPRGAAGLERLHRIDSQSLDPRIREAEIMVACDVDNPLCGPRGASAVYGPQKGATPEMVPRLDAALARLADIIVRDLGKEVRNLPGAGAAGGLGAGLVAFLGATLRPGIELVMEAVNLEKILAQGADLVITGEGEINSQTVHGKVPVGVARLAGKYGIPVVALVGSIGEGANAVLEQGIKGFMSIVPRPVPLSFCLENAAELLADAAERLVLLLTALKR, translated from the coding sequence ATGAAGCGTATCGTCATAGCTCCCGACTCTTTTAAGGAGAGCCTCGAGGCACCCGAAGTAGCAGCGGCCATTGCGGCGGGTGTCAAAAGGGTTCTGCCCGCAGCAGAAACAATAGAGGTGCCCCTGGCGGACGGCGGTGAGGGGCTGATCTCCACTCTGGTAGCCGCCACGGGCGGTCGAGTGGAAGCGGCCACCGTTACCGGTCCCCTGGGGGAGCCGGTGAGGGCTTGCTGGGGCGTCCTGGGTGACGGCCGGACCGCGGTAATAGAAATGGCCCAGGCCTCCGGCCTGCCGCTGGTACCAAAAGACCGGCGCAATCCCCTCATTACCACTACTTACGGCACCGGAGAACTCATCCGTCATGCCCTGGATGCCGGCTGTCGCCGTCTTATCGTGGGCATCGGGGGTAGCGCAACTAATGATGGAGGAGCAGGTATGGCCCAGGCCCTGGGCGTGCGCCTGCTGGACCAGGATGGTGAGGAAATCCCCCGCGGGGCCGCCGGGCTGGAGCGGCTGCACCGCATTGATAGTCAAAGCCTCGATCCCCGGATACGGGAAGCGGAGATAATGGTGGCCTGCGACGTGGATAATCCCTTATGCGGGCCGCGGGGCGCCTCGGCGGTCTACGGCCCCCAGAAGGGGGCCACCCCGGAAATGGTGCCTCGCCTGGACGCGGCCCTGGCGCGCCTGGCCGACATCATCGTCCGCGACTTGGGGAAGGAAGTGCGAAACCTTCCGGGCGCCGGCGCCGCCGGGGGCCTGGGGGCCGGCCTGGTGGCTTTCCTGGGCGCCACCTTGCGCCCCGGAATCGAGCTGGTCATGGAAGCTGTAAACCTGGAAAAAATACTGGCCCAGGGGGCCGACCTGGTCATTACTGGGGAAGGGGAGATCAACAGCCAGACCGTCCATGGTAAAGTACCGGTCGGAGTGGCCCGGTTGGCCGGCAAGTACGGTATTCCCGTAGTGGCCTTAGTGGGTTCCATCGGGGAAGGAGCCAACGCCGTGTTAGAACAAGGTATTAAAGGTTTTATGAGCATCGTGCCCCGACCGGTTCCCCTTTCCTTCTGCCTGGAAAACGCGGCTGAGCTGCTGGCCGACGCTGCGGAGCGCCTGGTGCTCCTCCTTACGGCTTTGAAGAGATGA
- a CDS encoding MBL fold metallo-hydrolase, producing the protein MRLTILGCYTPYPPPGGACLGYLLEGEGTRLVLEFGSGIMARLQEYVPFWEVDGIFLSHLHGDHMSDLWVYRYAVDQAVAEGKRKQPVPVWAPSHPEDVFRTLTYKEALEAEPLEPGREVTVGDFSLRFMPTRHALPSLAMRISRGAKTLVYTGDAEYSEELASFAQGADLLLAEATYLRSDLEAGATGHMSAGQAAHLARLAGVKRLVLTHLRSWYRPQELLAEARTVFPASQIAVERSVLEI; encoded by the coding sequence ATGCGTTTGACCATCCTGGGGTGTTATACGCCCTATCCTCCTCCCGGCGGGGCCTGTTTAGGATATCTCCTGGAAGGTGAAGGTACCCGGCTGGTGCTGGAGTTCGGCAGCGGCATCATGGCCCGGCTGCAGGAATATGTCCCCTTTTGGGAAGTAGACGGGATCTTCCTTTCCCACCTGCACGGAGACCATATGAGCGACCTTTGGGTTTACCGCTATGCCGTGGATCAGGCCGTGGCCGAAGGGAAAAGAAAGCAGCCGGTACCCGTATGGGCGCCCAGCCATCCGGAGGATGTTTTTCGCACTCTTACTTACAAGGAAGCCCTGGAGGCCGAACCCCTGGAGCCGGGCCGGGAAGTGACCGTCGGGGATTTCAGCCTCCGCTTTATGCCCACCCGTCACGCCCTGCCGTCCCTGGCCATGCGTATTTCCCGGGGTGCCAAAACTCTAGTCTACACCGGTGATGCCGAGTATTCCGAGGAACTGGCTTCCTTTGCCCAAGGAGCCGACCTGCTCCTGGCGGAAGCAACGTATTTAAGGAGCGACCTTGAAGCCGGGGCTACCGGCCACATGTCGGCCGGTCAGGCCGCCCACCTGGCCCGGCTTGCCGGGGTCAAGAGGCTGGTCCTAACCCATCTCCGGTCCTGGTACCGGCCCCAGGAATTGCTCGCCGAAGCCCGGACGGTCTTTCCCGCCTCGCAAATAGCCGTAGAGCGCTCGGTGTTGGAAATTTAA
- the paaI gene encoding hydroxyphenylacetyl-CoA thioesterase PaaI, whose product MEAWEDLRQKFHEDAFPRYLGVELLEVAPGYARVAMTLTDNMLNFHGIGHGGAIFTLADTALGLASNSRGEKSVALTVTINYLASALAGQRLVATAREHHATRRTGIYDVTIEEEGSGKVIAIARGTSFRPQV is encoded by the coding sequence TTGGAGGCTTGGGAAGACCTTCGGCAAAAATTCCACGAGGATGCCTTCCCCCGTTACCTGGGGGTGGAATTGCTGGAAGTGGCCCCCGGTTATGCCCGGGTAGCCATGACTTTAACGGACAATATGTTGAATTTTCACGGTATCGGCCACGGCGGGGCCATTTTCACCCTCGCGGATACCGCCCTGGGGCTGGCCAGCAACTCCCGGGGAGAAAAGTCGGTAGCCTTAACGGTAACCATTAATTACCTTGCCTCGGCCCTGGCGGGCCAAAGGCTGGTGGCCACCGCCCGGGAGCACCACGCCACCCGGCGTACCGGCATTTACGACGTGACCATAGAAGAGGAAGGAAGCGGCAAGGTCATCGCCATAGCTAGGGGCACGTCCTTCCGGCCGCAAGTTTAG